The following are from one region of the Candidatus Methylomirabilota bacterium genome:
- a CDS encoding cytochrome D1 domain-containing protein, producing the protein MLVSVLAASPAGAATLFVTNTRSDSISIIDTDTFEVIGAIPLGRGKPNRIAFHPEGRIAWVVYDKSRDLGIVDAEARKLVKRVKIGGNPYNLAFTPDGRYLYVLDWASETSNDEVIIYDLKAERIEARIEVSTWPAHGVFSRDGRVFYVSGETAGDVTMIDTATRGVTGRIVHGGGDAMGLALSTNGKLLYAAAGENKVILKIDTATNRIVGEIPLPGVVHEATLTLDGRFLYTTLRKTNRVVVVRTTDDKVVATVPQRGYPDLVVMEPSGRYALVTNRTADQVAVIDLATHKEVRTIPVGRAPHGMALRPR; encoded by the coding sequence GTGCTGGTCAGCGTCCTGGCGGCGTCGCCGGCAGGCGCCGCGACGCTGTTCGTCACCAACACGAGGTCGGACTCCATCTCGATCATCGACACGGACACCTTCGAGGTGATCGGCGCCATTCCTCTCGGCCGGGGCAAGCCCAACCGGATCGCGTTCCATCCGGAGGGACGGATCGCCTGGGTCGTCTACGACAAGAGCCGGGACCTCGGAATCGTCGACGCCGAGGCCCGCAAGCTCGTCAAACGGGTGAAAATCGGCGGCAATCCCTACAACCTGGCCTTCACGCCGGACGGCCGGTATCTCTACGTGCTGGACTGGGCCAGCGAGACGAGCAACGACGAGGTGATCATCTACGACCTGAAAGCCGAGCGCATCGAGGCCCGGATCGAAGTCTCGACCTGGCCGGCGCACGGTGTCTTCAGCCGTGACGGCCGCGTGTTCTACGTCTCCGGCGAGACGGCCGGTGACGTCACCATGATCGACACCGCCACCCGGGGCGTCACCGGGCGCATCGTGCACGGGGGCGGCGACGCCATGGGACTGGCCCTGTCCACGAACGGAAAGCTGCTGTATGCGGCCGCCGGGGAAAACAAGGTCATCCTCAAGATCGACACCGCGACCAATCGGATCGTCGGCGAGATTCCGCTGCCGGGAGTCGTGCACGAGGCCACCCTCACCCTGGACGGCCGCTTCCTCTACACGACTCTGCGCAAGACCAACCGGGTCGTCGTCGTGCGGACCACCGACGACAAGGTGGTGGCCACCGTCCCCCAGCGGGGCTACCCGGATCTCGTCGTGATGGAGCCGAGCGGTCGCTACGCGCTGGTGACCAACCGCACCGCAGATCAGGTCGCCGTGATCGACCTCGCCACCCACAAGGAGGTGCGCACGATCCCGGTGGGCCGGGCCCCCCACGGGATGGCGCTGCGGCCGCGCTGA
- a CDS encoding copper-binding protein, which yields MRPWKVVLLLNLSLLLGVGGGYLWWGRQAQRLAEELARTRDTRAAAEQEWTVRGVVRALLPEAGLIVISHEEIAGYMTPMTMGFRVASPEIYDGVQVGDEVRFTLRGAAPNVLVVALERAP from the coding sequence ATGCGGCCCTGGAAGGTGGTGCTCTTGCTCAACCTGTCCCTCCTGCTGGGGGTGGGCGGGGGCTATCTCTGGTGGGGTCGGCAAGCTCAGCGTCTCGCCGAGGAGCTGGCGCGGACGCGGGACACGCGGGCCGCCGCCGAGCAGGAGTGGACGGTGCGCGGCGTCGTGCGCGCCCTCTTGCCGGAGGCCGGGCTCATCGTGATCAGCCACGAGGAGATCGCCGGGTACATGACGCCGATGACCATGGGCTTCCGCGTGGCGTCTCCCGAGATTTACGACGGCGTCCAGGTCGGCGACGAGGTACGATTCACCTTACGGGGCGCCGCCCCCAATGTGCTCGTCGTGGCCCTGGAGCGCGCCCCCTGA